Within the Streptomyces sp. NBC_00353 genome, the region CTTCCGGTGGCTCAGAACGAGGCGATGACCCGGTCGGCGAGAATGTAGACGTTCTCCTTGCCGCAGGAGAACGTCAGTGCGTACGCGCCGGAGACACCGGAGCCGCCCAGCAGCACCGGGTGCTCACCGGCCAGCAGCGCTCGGCCGAGCTGCTCGGCCGTCTCGCGGTGGCCGGGGGTCATGCAGAGCGTGGTGCCGTCGGCGAAGACATAGACATCGAGGGTGCCGAGCGGGCCGGGCCGGACATCGGCGAGCTCGGTACGGCGGTCGGCGAGCTCCTCCAGCCGGCTCACGGTGCGCTCGTGGTCGGTGACGACCGGGGTCTGCACCGGCACGAAGTCGGGGTGCGAGGGGTGACGGCGACGGGCCGCGGCCAGCTCGGGGGAGTCCTCGGCGAACTCCACCGTCTCGGGCAGCTCGGTTATCTCCGCCAGCTCGGCCAGCTCCGTCAGCTCTTCGAGCGCCTCGGTGGCGTCGAGGTCCATGGCCTCCAGGCCCGCGAAGTCGGCCTGGCGCGGCAGGAAGAACGGCGCGTCCTCGCCGATCCCGGAGAGGCCGCCCAACAGGGACGGGGCGTCGGCGGCGTCGCGCGCCTCCTGGGAGGCCCAGAAGGCACGGGCCTCGGCGAGCTCGCGCTCACGCTCCTCGGCGAGTGCTTCGGCCACAGCAGCGCGTATCTCGGCGGCGGGGGTAGCCGTGGCGCGACTCTGCGGCGGCACCGAGGCGGTACGGGCGTGGCCCGCGGCCAGCTCGATGCGCAGGGCCGTGACCTGCTTGCGCAGCCCGTGAGCAGCGTGCAGCGCGGCAGCGCCCACAGCCGTCGCAGCGGCGGTGGTCAGCAACAGGGCAAGAGGCATGATGCTCACTGACATACTCCCGGTTTCAATTGATCCCACGACTTCCTACATCAGCTTGGCCTGCACCTGCGCCCATTGTCAGTGCATTACGTCACGAATTGGACAGGTCTTTGGGTCGCGTGTTTACCCCTGATGCGGGTGTGACCTGCAAAAACACCTCTCCCCCAGGAGATAGGTCACATCCTGGGGGAGATTCGGTCACGGTCGGGGCTCGGAACCGGCCACGTCGTGGGTGGGTGAGCCGCCGGGAGAGGTCTGCTCGGCGGTTCCGGAAGCGATCAGCTCAGCTCAGCCGCTCGATGACCATCGCCATGCCCTGGCCGCCGCCCACGCACATGGTCTCCAGCCCGAACTGCTTGTCGTGGAACTGCAGGCTGTTGATCAGCGTGCCGGTGATCCGGGCGCCGGTCATGCCGAAGGGGTGGCCGACGGCGATCGCACCACCGTTGACGTTGACCTTCTCCAGCGGCAGGCCGAGGTCGCGGTAGGAGGGGATCACCTGGGCGGCGAACGCCTCGTTGATCTCGGCCAGGTCGATGTCGTCGATGGTGAGCCCGGCGCGCTTCAGCGCCTGCTTGCTGGCCTCCACCGGTCCGTACCCCATGATCTCGGGGGAGAGCCCGGAGACGCCGGTCGAGACGATCCGGGCCAGCGGGGTCAGACCCAGCTCGCGCGCCTTCGTGTCGGACATGATCACGAGCGCGGCGGCGCCGTCGTTGAGCGGGCAGCAGTTGGCGGCGGTGACCAGGCCGTCAGGGCGGAAGACCGGCTTCAGGCCCTGTACGCCCTCCAGCGTGACGCCCGCGCGCGGGCCGTCGTCCTGGGAGACGACCGTGCCGTCGGGGGTCGTGACCGGGGTGATCTCACGCGCCCAGAAGCCGTTCTTGATGGCTTCCTCGGCGAGGTTCTGCGACCGTACGCCGAACTCGTCCATGTCCTGACGGGTGACGCCCTTGAGCCGGGCCAGGTTCTCGGCGGTCTGCCCCATCGCGATGTACGCGTCCGGGACGAGACCGTCCTCGCGCGGGTCGTGCCAGCTCGCACCGGTCTCCGCGGCGCGCGCGGCGGTGCGGGCCTCGGCCTCGGCGAAGAGCGGGTTGTGCGTGTCCGGCAGGCTGTCGGAGTTGCCCTTCACGAAGCGGGACACCATCTCGACACCGGCCGAGATGAAGACGTCGCCCTCGCCGGCCTTGATGGCGTGCAGCGCCATGCGGCTCGTCTGCAGGGAGGACGAGCAGTAACGGGTGACCGTACAGCCGGGAAGGTGGTCCATTCCCATCTGCACGGCGATGATGCGGCCCAGATTGTTGCCCTGCTCGCCGCCGGGGAGGCCGCAGCCGAGCATCAGGTCGTCGATGTCCTTCGGGTCCAGCTCGGGGACCTTGGCCAGCGCGGTCTGGATGATCGTGGCGGTCAGGTCGTCCGCCCGCAGGTCCTTCAGCGAACCCTTGAAGGCCCGGCCGATGGGGGAACGGGCAGCAGAGACGATCACGGCTTCAGGCATCACGCGGCTCCATGAGGGCTGGAAGGCTGGCTGTCCGGCAGGACTGACCGGCAGACCTGACGGGCAGGACTGTCTTGGAAGTTACCCGGCCGTATCGCTGAGGTCACCCGGCAGGCCATGTGATGCGGACCTCTTTTCTAAGCGACCGCTCAGTCGAGTGGATGGGGTCGGTGGACGGGGTCGAGTGCATGCGGATGTTCAGGCATGCCGGGGCGCGGGATCAGTGCCCGCGTCCCCGCCCGGGTGCACGTCGGGGTGGTTG harbors:
- a CDS encoding acetyl-CoA C-acetyltransferase; translated protein: MPEAVIVSAARSPIGRAFKGSLKDLRADDLTATIIQTALAKVPELDPKDIDDLMLGCGLPGGEQGNNLGRIIAVQMGMDHLPGCTVTRYCSSSLQTSRMALHAIKAGEGDVFISAGVEMVSRFVKGNSDSLPDTHNPLFAEAEARTAARAAETGASWHDPREDGLVPDAYIAMGQTAENLARLKGVTRQDMDEFGVRSQNLAEEAIKNGFWAREITPVTTPDGTVVSQDDGPRAGVTLEGVQGLKPVFRPDGLVTAANCCPLNDGAAALVIMSDTKARELGLTPLARIVSTGVSGLSPEIMGYGPVEASKQALKRAGLTIDDIDLAEINEAFAAQVIPSYRDLGLPLEKVNVNGGAIAVGHPFGMTGARITGTLINSLQFHDKQFGLETMCVGGGQGMAMVIERLS